The genomic stretch GCTCGTTGTAGCGCGGCAGGTGGGTCGACGAACAGGTCGGGGTAAAGGCGCCCGGCAGCGAGAACACCACCACGGTCTTGCCGTCGAACAGCTCGCCGGTGGTGACGGTCTTCCACTCGTTGTCTTCACGCACACGGAAAGCGACATTGGGAACGCGTTGGCCTTCGCGGGATTGCAGCATCAGTTCACTCCTGGTTCTGGATCGGGTTGGTTCGGCTGCGGGTTGCAGCGAAGGCCCCATTCTGTAGAGCGGGAAGTGATTTGTACAATTCATCGTTTCAACGACGATGATTGCCAAAGACTATGATTGCAGCATAGGCACTGCCTATCGGCTCGGAAGCTGCCCAGTCCGCGCGGACGAAAAGGCATATTTTTTCAAGAAACACCCGGGAAGTGCCCTATCATGCGGCATCTCCCCTGATTCCCTGCCTCGCAATGACCCAACCTTGCCGCCTGCCGTACCGCCATCGGTGGGCATCCCTGCTCGCGCTGTCGCTGGCGCTGGCCCTTCCCGCGCACGCCCAGACGCTGAAGAAGCCCGCGCTGGACGCGCTGACCGCAAACAGCCCGGCCGCGGCCAAGGCGGCCCAGGCCGACCTGCCGGCGTTCATGGCGGCGGCGGCCAAGGCCGAGCCGATGGTCGCGCCCGCGGTGGCGGCATGGCAGTCGAAAGCGCCGCTGTCGGGCGACAACCTGGTCAATGTCGCCCGGCTGCTCGGGGTCTACAACCGGCTGCGCAACGAGGCCGCCGCCATCGACGTGCTCGGCAGGATGGTGGCGCTGCGCACCGTGCGCGAGGAGAAGATCGCCCAGCACGAGAATCCCGCCATCATCGAGTTCGGCAAGATGATCGAAGGCATGGCGCGCGAGTTCGGACTGGCCTATCGCAATGTCGACAACCGCGTGTTCGAGGTCACCCTGCCCGGCGGCGGCAAGGACACCTTCGGCATCCTGACGCACGCCGACGTGGTGCCGGCGGTGGCCGAGGAATGGGTGCTGGATGACGGCACCAAACTCGACCCGTTCCGCATGACGCGTATCGGCGACCTGCTGTACGGGCGCGGCACCATCGACGACAAGGGCTCGATCGCCGCGGTGCTGTACGCGATGAAGACCGTCAAGGAAAGCGGCGTGCCGCTCGAGCGCAGCATCCGGCTGATGATCGAGACCACCGAGGAAACCGGTGGCGACGGCATGAAGTACTACCGCCAGCACACCACGCTGCCCGAGTACAACGTCGTGCTCGACAGCAAGTATCCGGCCGTGGTGGCAGAGAAAGGCGCAGGCACGCTGACCGTCTCGTTCGGCATCAAGGCGGCCGACGACAAGCGCGCGCCCAGCCAGGCCGACAGCAAGGGCCCGGCGATAGTCGCGATGCGCGGCGCGGCCTCGGCCAACGCCATTCCCGAGACCGCGACCGCGCGCATCGCCGGCGGCGATCCCGCCGCGGTGGCCACAGCGCTGGAACAGGCGCGCGCGGATTTCCTGCGCCGCTACACGCCGCGCGGCAAGTTCTCGATCGAGGTCAAGCACACCGGCAACGATGTCGAGGTCAAGGTCACCGGCGCCTCGGCGCACGGCTCGCGGCCGGAAGAAGGCGTGAACCCGCTGCCGCGGCTGGCGCTGTTCCTGCAGGCCAGCGGCGTGCGCTTCGCCGAAAACCACTACCTGAACGCGGTGCGCTACCTGAACGACCTGTATGGCCTGGACTTCCTGGGTAACCGCATGGACGTGGCCTACCGCGATCCGTTCATGGGCCCGCTGACCATGTCGCCCACGCTGGTGCGCGAGCGCGGCGAATATGTCGATGTGGTCACCAACGTGCGCATGCCGCGCGGACGCACCCCGGACGAGCTGGGCGGCAAGATCACCAAGCGCATTTTCGCCTGGGCCGCCACCCATGGGCCGGTCGAGATCAAGTACGACCAGGGCAACTGGATGGCGCGCGATCCGAAGGGCGCGTGGTTGTCGACACTGCTGAACATCTTCGGCGACACCACCGGGCTCGAAGCCAAGCCGGTCTCCACCGCCGGCAGCACCACCGCCAAGCTGATGCCCAACGCCATCAACTTCGGACCGGCCATGCCGGGCAAGAAGTACACCGCGCACAATGCGCGCGAATACAAGGAAGTGGCCGACCTCAATCTCGATATGCAAATGTTTACCGAG from Cupriavidus nantongensis encodes the following:
- a CDS encoding dipeptidase, with the translated sequence MTQPCRLPYRHRWASLLALSLALALPAHAQTLKKPALDALTANSPAAAKAAQADLPAFMAAAAKAEPMVAPAVAAWQSKAPLSGDNLVNVARLLGVYNRLRNEAAAIDVLGRMVALRTVREEKIAQHENPAIIEFGKMIEGMAREFGLAYRNVDNRVFEVTLPGGGKDTFGILTHADVVPAVAEEWVLDDGTKLDPFRMTRIGDLLYGRGTIDDKGSIAAVLYAMKTVKESGVPLERSIRLMIETTEETGGDGMKYYRQHTTLPEYNVVLDSKYPAVVAEKGAGTLTVSFGIKAADDKRAPSQADSKGPAIVAMRGAASANAIPETATARIAGGDPAAVATALEQARADFLRRYTPRGKFSIEVKHTGNDVEVKVTGASAHGSRPEEGVNPLPRLALFLQASGVRFAENHYLNAVRYLNDLYGLDFLGNRMDVAYRDPFMGPLTMSPTLVRERGEYVDVVTNVRMPRGRTPDELGGKITKRIFAWAATHGPVEIKYDQGNWMARDPKGAWLSTLLNIFGDTTGLEAKPVSTAGSTTAKLMPNAINFGPAMPGKKYTAHNAREYKEVADLNLDMQMFTEMLVRIGNLDKMQ